In Methanocaldococcus lauensis, a single genomic region encodes these proteins:
- a CDS encoding manganese-dependent inorganic pyrophosphatase codes for MRYVVGHKNPDTDSIASAIVLAYFLDCYPARQGDINPETEFVLRKFGVMEPELITSAKGKEIILVDHSEKSQSFDDLEEGKLIGIIDHHKVGLTTAEPILYYAKPVGSTATVIAELYFKDAIELIGGKKKKLGADLAGLLLSAIISDTVLFKSPTTTELDKEMAKKLAEIAGISNIDEFGMEILKAKSVVGKLKPEEIINMDFKNFDFNGKKVGIGQVEVIDVSEVESKKEDIYKLLEEKLKNEGYDLIVFLITDIMKEGSEALVVGNKEMFEKAFNVKLEGNSVFLEGVMSRKKQVVPPLEKAYNE; via the coding sequence GTGAGGTATGTAGTAGGGCACAAAAATCCAGATACTGATAGTATAGCATCAGCTATTGTTTTAGCTTACTTCTTAGATTGTTATCCTGCAAGACAAGGGGATATAAATCCAGAAACAGAGTTTGTTTTGAGAAAATTTGGAGTTATGGAACCAGAGCTAATAACATCAGCTAAAGGCAAAGAAATAATTTTAGTTGACCACTCAGAAAAGAGCCAAAGCTTTGATGATTTAGAAGAAGGGAAATTAATAGGAATTATTGACCACCACAAAGTTGGTTTAACAACAGCTGAGCCAATTTTATACTATGCTAAGCCAGTTGGTTCAACAGCAACAGTTATAGCAGAACTCTACTTCAAAGATGCCATTGAGTTAATTGGTGGGAAAAAGAAAAAATTAGGAGCAGATTTAGCTGGTTTATTGTTGAGTGCAATAATATCAGATACAGTTTTGTTTAAATCACCAACGACAACAGAATTAGATAAAGAGATGGCTAAAAAGTTAGCTGAGATTGCTGGAATAAGCAACATAGACGAATTTGGAATGGAAATTTTAAAGGCTAAGTCAGTTGTTGGTAAGTTGAAACCAGAAGAAATTATTAATATGGACTTCAAAAACTTTGATTTCAATGGAAAGAAGGTTGGAATTGGGCAGGTAGAGGTTATAGATGTCAGTGAGGTTGAGAGTAAAAAAGAAGATATATATAAATTATTAGAGGAGAAGTTGAAAAATGAGGGCTATGATTTGATTGTCTTTTTGATAACTGATATTATGAAAGAAGGTAGTGAGGCATTGGTTGTTGGTAATAAGGAGATGTTTGAGAAAGCATTTAATGTTAAATTAGAAGGAAACAGTGTATTCTTAGAAGGAGTAATGTCAAGAAAGAAACAGGTTGTTCCTCCATTAGAAAAGGCATACAACGAGTAA
- the spcS gene encoding O-phosphoseryl-tRNA(Sec) selenium transferase — MLLDIDISGLIPKHMENRGKLTLKENLKIIENILEQRKVPENGIDEEHIKLLLRILSFMDTDKDPSVIQIGEREARVYTKLQREGVFDFCHGVGRSGNLIDPQPKAPGASVMYKLTNKLLENFLKTLGLKVKAIATPVATGMSIALCLSAARKKYNSNVVIYPYAAHKSPIKATSFIGMRMRLVETVLDGDIVKVEVSDIEDAIRKEINNKNNPVVLSTLTFFPPRKSDDIEEIAKICQEYNIPHIINGAYAIQNFYYIEKLKKALKYRIDAVVSSSDKNLFTPIGGGIIYTKDESFLKEISLTYPGRASANPIVNILISLLAIGTKNYIDLMKEQKECKKLLDELLEDLANKKGEKVLNVENPISSCITTKKDPLDVAGKLYNLRVTGPRGVRKNDKFGTCYLKEYPYDYIVVNSAIGVKKEDIYKVIEKLDEVL; from the coding sequence ATGCTTTTGGATATAGATATCTCTGGATTAATCCCAAAACACATGGAAAATAGAGGAAAATTAACTTTAAAAGAAAATTTAAAAATTATTGAAAATATTTTAGAGCAAAGAAAAGTTCCTGAAAATGGAATTGATGAAGAGCATATAAAGCTTTTATTAAGGATTTTATCCTTTATGGATACGGATAAAGACCCAAGTGTTATACAAATTGGTGAGAGAGAGGCAAGAGTTTATACTAAACTACAAAGAGAAGGAGTTTTTGACTTCTGTCATGGAGTTGGAAGGAGTGGAAATTTAATAGACCCTCAACCAAAAGCACCTGGAGCAAGTGTGATGTATAAATTAACCAATAAATTGTTAGAGAATTTTTTAAAAACTTTAGGATTGAAAGTTAAAGCGATAGCAACACCTGTAGCTACAGGAATGAGTATTGCTCTATGCCTATCAGCAGCAAGGAAAAAATACAATTCAAATGTTGTTATCTATCCCTATGCAGCTCATAAAAGCCCTATAAAAGCAACTTCTTTTATAGGAATGAGGATGAGATTGGTTGAGACAGTTTTGGATGGGGATATTGTTAAAGTTGAAGTTTCAGATATTGAAGATGCCATAAGAAAAGAAATTAATAATAAAAATAACCCAGTAGTTTTAAGCACTTTAACTTTTTTCCCACCAAGGAAGAGTGATGATATTGAAGAAATTGCAAAAATATGCCAAGAATATAATATCCCACATATAATAAATGGGGCTTATGCTATTCAAAACTTCTATTATATCGAAAAGTTGAAAAAAGCTTTAAAATATAGAATTGATGCTGTAGTTAGCTCATCTGATAAAAATCTATTTACTCCAATTGGTGGAGGAATAATTTATACAAAGGATGAGAGTTTTTTAAAAGAAATTTCCTTAACTTATCCAGGAAGAGCCTCAGCAAATCCAATTGTAAATATTTTAATCTCTCTCTTAGCAATTGGAACTAAAAACTATATAGATTTGATGAAAGAACAAAAAGAATGTAAAAAGCTATTGGATGAATTATTAGAAGATTTGGCCAATAAAAAAGGAGAGAAGGTTTTGAATGTAGAAAATCCTATTTCATCATGCATAACAACAAAAAAAGACCCATTAGATGTTGCTGGTAAGCTTTACAATTTAAGAGTTACTGGACCAAGAGGTGTAAGAAAGAATGACAAATTTGGAACCTGTTATTTAAAAGAGTATCCTTATGATTATATAGTTGTAAATTCAGCTATTGGAGTTAAAAAAGAGGATATCTACAAAGTTATTGAGAAATTAGATGAAGTTTTATAA
- a CDS encoding rhomboid family intramembrane serine protease has product MHANITHLLINMFVLFLFGTYLEKIIGSKKYLLIFLLSGIVGNLAYVIYAYITGDFIPSVGASGAIFGILGTLAVIAPNLRVVVFPLPIPVSIRIAVVLFALIDLILLPYSMKTGIAHITHLTGLITGIIFGLYLHKKYKHINDFI; this is encoded by the coding sequence ATGCATGCGAATATCACTCACTTATTGATAAATATGTTTGTATTGTTTTTATTTGGAACATACTTAGAAAAAATAATAGGCTCAAAAAAATATCTTTTAATTTTTTTATTGTCTGGAATCGTAGGAAACTTAGCTTATGTTATCTATGCCTATATAACTGGAGATTTTATTCCTTCTGTTGGTGCCTCAGGAGCCATATTTGGAATCTTAGGAACCTTAGCAGTTATTGCTCCAAATTTAAGAGTTGTAGTATTTCCTCTACCAATACCTGTTAGTATTAGAATTGCTGTTGTATTATTCGCACTCATAGATTTAATTCTTCTACCATATTCTATGAAAACTGGAATAGCACATATTACTCATTTAACTGGATTAATAACTGGAATTATTTTTGGTTTATACTTACATAAAAAGTATAAGCATATAAATGATTTCATTTAA
- a CDS encoding site-2 protease family protein produces MDDIFKFSKREIIDLTASVIAIAIIFSYPFLSLYIFIVSLICVGSGFIFHELMHRTVARKYGAWSEFRAWYEGLALALILKIAIGVTFIAPGAVYIYKDYLTVEENGKIALAGPLTNVALAFIFLIIWMIFNQIPLLSLIGLFGFHINLFLAGFNMLPISPFDGEKVLRWNPLVWAVVGIPLIGYVIYKMFSW; encoded by the coding sequence ATGGATGATATTTTTAAATTCTCAAAAAGGGAGATTATTGATTTAACTGCATCAGTCATTGCAATAGCAATTATTTTCTCTTATCCTTTTCTCTCGTTGTATATTTTTATAGTCAGTTTAATCTGTGTAGGTAGTGGATTTATATTCCACGAATTAATGCATAGAACAGTTGCACGAAAGTATGGGGCTTGGAGTGAATTTAGAGCATGGTATGAAGGTTTAGCATTGGCGTTAATATTAAAAATTGCTATAGGAGTTACATTCATAGCCCCCGGAGCAGTTTATATTTACAAAGATTATTTAACAGTTGAAGAAAATGGAAAAATTGCATTGGCTGGACCTTTAACAAATGTTGCCTTAGCATTTATATTTTTAATAATTTGGATGATTTTTAATCAAATACCATTACTAAGTTTAATAGGACTATTTGGATTTCATATAAATCTATTTTTAGCAGGATTTAATATGCTCCCAATTTCTCCATTTGACGGAGAAAAAGTATTAAGATGGAATCCATTAGTTTGGGCAGTTGTAGGAATTCCTCTAATAGGTTATGTAATTTATAAGATGTTCTCTTGGTGA